The following proteins come from a genomic window of Dreissena polymorpha isolate Duluth1 chromosome 1, UMN_Dpol_1.0, whole genome shotgun sequence:
- the LOC127863209 gene encoding neuromedin-U receptor 1-like, which produces MNSFDWNHTDDTSSMPPETSTLSPSEEAALLEQYNQEQAIRYLPVFVFLIIILVIGTIGNSLVLFVYCKMFRKTSSNYFIVAMAIFDLLACVIGLPTELYDLRYSLTFYSGAICKIFRYTEAVVVNGSAIILVEIAFDRYFKICKPLMLIELYKIKIMCFVAGLAAVVISIPALILYGISRTHTPDGRVQGYDCSIEEAYRKQAFSKIYYLMLGLVFVTTVLILSGLYIRIWVEIKRRKKLVIGDQVKRPSREEILMQNTLANDQKTKKLRVVRYCSEYSDEDSQDMATRVSFRPTLQCLAEAMTKFRVSRTTIVLFAVTVVFVISYLPGIIVMICRSSIKDLEKNQTLAEQVISKLFSKFYFINNAINPIIYSFLNLSFRRRCIVLIKKLFVCRKRDFRFRKPIYEKKTDSQKSNKSTKSSKSAKINTKELQV; this is translated from the coding sequence ATGAATAGTTTTGATTGGAACCACACCGATGACACGTCATCTATGCCCCCGGAAACTAGCACGCTCTCACCTTCGGAGGAGGCGGCCCTGCTCGAACAATACAACCAGGAACAGGCCATCCGCTACCTTCCCGTGTTCGTATTCCTCATTATCATCTTGGTCATTGGAACCATTGGAAACAGCCTTGTCCTGTTCGTTTACTGCAAGATGTTTAGAAAAACTTCGTCTAACTATTTCATCGTTGCTATGGCGATATTTGACCTCTTAGCGTGTGTTATAGGTTTGCCAACCGAATTATACGATCTGAGATATTCTTTAACGTTTTACAGCGGTGCGATATGTAAGATATTTAGATACACTGAAGCAGTTGTTGTTAACGGATCTGCTATTATCCTTGTTGAAATTGCATTCGACCGGTACTTCAAAATCTGCAAACCATTGATGTTAATTGAACTTTACAAGATAAAGATCATGTGCTTTGTCGCCGGGCTAGCAGCTGTGGTGATATCAATTCCAGCACTCATTTTGTACGGGATTTCCCGAACGCATACGCCAGACGGCCGTGTCCAAGGATACGACTGCTCGATAGAGGAGGCGTATAGAAAACAAGCGTTTTCCAAAATCTATTATCTCATGCTCGGACTGGTCTTTGTTACAACAGTCCTGATCTTATCTGGCTTGTACATTCGTATCTGGGTTGAAATAAAACGCAGGAAAAAGCTGGTGATTGGAGATCAGGTAAAGAGACCGAGCAGGGAGGAAATTCTGATGCAAAACACCTTGGCGAATGACCAGAAGACCAAGAAACTAAGAGTGGTCCGGTACTGCTCTGAGTACAGCGACGAAGACTCGCAGGACATGGCGACCAGGGTGTCCTTCCGGCCGACTCTGCAGTGCCTCGCGGAGGCGATGACAAAGTTTCGGGTTAGTCGCACCACCATTGTCCTGTTTGCGGTCACTGTTGTGTTTGTCATCAGCTATCTTCCTGGAATCATCGTCATGATATGCAGGTCCTCCATAAAGGATCTGGAAAAGAATCAGACTCTCGCCGAGCAAGTTATAAGTAAACTGTTCTCCAAGTTTTACTTCATCAACAATGCGATAAATCCAATAATATACAGTTTCCTCAACCTCAGTTTCAGACGTCGCTGTATAGTGTTAATTAAGAAATTATTTGTTTGCCGTAAACGTGATTTTCGCTTTCGAAAACcgatttatgaaaaaaaaacggatTCCCAGAAGAGTAATAAAAGCACGAAAAGTTCCAAAAGCGCTAAGATAAATACCAAAGAGCTTCAAGTATGA
- the LOC127863289 gene encoding mucin-1-like, with amino-acid sequence MLCDRPQSQRRLCDMPSHHAWYATSPSHHAGYATSPSHHAGYATGPRNHAGYATGPSHHEGYVQAPVSTQSMREAPFITHVMRQAQVTTQVMRQDPGTTQVMRLVPATMQVMPSHHAWCATSPSHQAGNATDLSHDAGYATVPSHDAGYATGPSHDAGHATGPSHQAGHVTGPSHNAGYATGPSHDGGYATGPRHDAGYTKGPSYQAGFATGLSHHAGYETGPRQSLRRL; translated from the exons ATGTTATGCGACAGGCCCCAGTCACAACGCAGGTTATGCGACATGCCCAGTCACCACGCATGGTATGCGACAAGCCCCAGTCACCACGCAGGTTATGCGACAAGCCCCAGTCACCACGCAGGTTATGCGACAGGCCCCAGGAACCACGCAGGTTATGCGACTGGTCCCAGCCACCATGAAGGTTATGTGCAGGCCCCAGTTTCCACGCAAAGTATGCGTGAGGCCCCTTTCATCACGCACGTTATGCGACAGGCACAAGTCACCACGCAGGTTATGCGACAGGACCCAGGGACCACGCAGGTTATGCGACTGGTCCCAGCCACCATGCAAGTTAT GCCTAGTCACCACGCATGGTGTGCAACAAGCCCCAGTCACCAGGCAGGTAATGCGACAGACCTCAGTCACGACGCAGGTTATGCCACAGTCCCCAGTCACGACGCAGGTTATGCGACAGGCCCCAGTCACGACGCAGGACATGCGACAGGCCCCAGTCACCAAGCAGGTCATGTGACAGGCCCAAGTCACAACGCAGGTTATGCGACAGGCCCCAGTCACGACGGAGGTTATGCGACAGGACCCAGACACGACGCAGGATATACGAAAGGCCCCAGTTACCAGGCAGGTTTTGCGACGGGCCTCAGTCACCACGCAGGTTATGAGACAGGCCCCAGACAGTCGTTACGCAGGTTATGA